In the Piscinibacter sp. XHJ-5 genome, one interval contains:
- a CDS encoding class I SAM-dependent methyltransferase, with protein sequence MSDGLDLQAPGEASSGLRSLGRADPRADAAWRSMVAAASQAYRRTDGHASRFARSKLRRDRVFRHVLEQGLIEPGATVLDIGCGQGLLASLLRAAGDAARSGRWPATWAAPPVGATLIGFDVRSRDIARAASMMDPAATFILDDMRGASFPGCDVAVFFDTLHYIAIDEQDEVLRRVRGALRPGGVVLLRVGDTSASLRYRLGVEIDRVTRWLLGGGYASLHGRTLPAWTASLSGLGFDVHSCPMNGRPPFANRLLVARLPHPGRAPSPANGSGPG encoded by the coding sequence ATGAGTGACGGGCTGGACCTGCAGGCCCCGGGTGAAGCTTCGAGCGGCCTGCGCTCCCTCGGCCGCGCCGACCCGCGCGCCGACGCGGCTTGGCGGTCGATGGTCGCAGCTGCGAGCCAAGCGTATCGACGCACTGACGGACATGCCTCGCGCTTCGCGCGGTCCAAGCTCCGCCGCGACCGTGTGTTCCGACACGTGCTCGAGCAGGGCCTGATCGAGCCCGGGGCGACGGTCCTCGACATCGGTTGCGGGCAGGGATTGCTCGCGAGCCTCCTGCGTGCGGCCGGCGACGCAGCCCGGTCCGGGCGCTGGCCGGCCACGTGGGCCGCGCCGCCCGTCGGCGCGACGCTGATCGGCTTCGATGTCCGCTCGCGTGACATCGCGCGTGCCGCGTCGATGATGGATCCTGCGGCGACGTTCATCCTGGACGACATGCGGGGCGCCAGCTTTCCCGGCTGCGACGTGGCGGTCTTCTTCGACACGCTCCACTACATCGCGATCGATGAACAGGACGAGGTGCTCCGGCGGGTGCGCGGGGCCCTGCGCCCCGGTGGCGTGGTCCTGCTGCGGGTGGGCGATACGTCGGCCTCCCTTCGCTATCGCCTGGGCGTGGAGATCGACCGCGTCACGCGATGGCTGCTCGGCGGCGGCTACGCATCCCTGCATGGGCGCACGCTCCCGGCGTGGACGGCCAGCCTCTCGGGCCTCGGCTTCGACGTGCACTCGTGCCCGATGAACGGCCGCCCGCCGTTCGCCAACCGCCTGCTCGTGGCCCGCCTGCCGCATCCCGGACGTGCTCCCTCTCCGGCGAACGGGAGCGGGCCGGGGTGA
- a CDS encoding nuclear transport factor 2 family protein: MPMTVELLQAFADAWNRHDIEALMSFMTDDCVFEASAGPQACGTSWTGRVDVRSAFEAVWATYPDARWDHARHFVCGDRGVSEWTFSGTRADGARVEVNGCDLFTFRGDRIVVKNSYRKNRPALPAATSV; encoded by the coding sequence ATGCCGATGACCGTGGAGTTGTTGCAGGCATTCGCCGACGCGTGGAACCGTCACGACATCGAGGCCCTGATGTCATTCATGACCGACGACTGCGTCTTCGAAGCCTCCGCGGGACCGCAGGCGTGCGGGACGTCGTGGACGGGCAGGGTCGACGTGAGGTCGGCCTTCGAGGCGGTGTGGGCCACCTACCCCGACGCGAGGTGGGACCATGCACGTCACTTCGTGTGCGGCGACCGGGGCGTCTCCGAATGGACATTCAGCGGAACACGAGCGGACGGTGCTCGGGTCGAGGTGAACGGGTGCGACCTGTTCACCTTTCGCGGCGACAGGATCGTCGTGAAGAACTCGTACCGCAAGAACCGGCCTGCTCTGCCTGCCGCGACGTCCGTGTAG
- a CDS encoding metallophosphoesterase translates to MAVLTHVCLSDLHLGAAYSILTGVTDGGALDLSKTSPSLDALGRALAQQMSSLTDGAPPTLVLLGDVLDMGLSPTGDVVRAYRRFVETLFPADRPPLFSDQLVCVPGNHDHHLWRAAQDEQLLDALGRLPPAGDATPELIENTALFGTPGAASRLLTAVMRSYPHLANARVAIAYPNFGLFNEANGRCIVLHHGHYTDAMYLAMSSLDADVSGRAARPKSVAGVERQNGAWVDFLWSDLGSAGRTGHDVTTLYQIMRDAGASHRFCEQLSRRALSMLSSGLGVPGGTQVTNGITVDNLVRGLVDASFGRGAESERNSYLSVMSDGATADLRWYVGGPVCRQLRDEGVFDAVRELSFVFGHTHKPFQDELVVAPWSLPVSVYNTGGWVMDQPTMAPTQGASAIFIDADLNIAAQRLFNDPANGVMAPVHVRGAGGFRDRDNVLLGRVQAALDSSADRWAAFSDCARRDVALRAECLLAEFFDRSKNGSARAGDHR, encoded by the coding sequence ATGGCGGTGCTGACCCATGTGTGTCTGTCCGATCTGCATCTGGGCGCTGCCTACAGCATCCTCACGGGTGTGACCGACGGCGGCGCACTCGACCTGTCGAAGACGAGCCCGAGCCTGGACGCCCTCGGGCGCGCACTCGCGCAGCAGATGTCGTCGCTCACGGACGGCGCGCCGCCGACGCTGGTCCTGCTCGGTGACGTGCTCGACATGGGGCTGTCGCCGACGGGCGACGTGGTCAGGGCGTACCGCCGCTTCGTCGAGACCCTGTTCCCGGCCGACCGGCCGCCCCTGTTCTCCGACCAGCTGGTGTGCGTGCCGGGCAATCACGATCACCACTTGTGGCGCGCGGCGCAGGACGAGCAGCTGCTCGATGCGCTCGGCCGATTGCCGCCTGCAGGCGATGCAACCCCCGAGCTGATCGAGAACACTGCGCTGTTCGGCACGCCAGGGGCCGCGTCGCGGCTGCTCACCGCCGTGATGCGCAGCTACCCCCACCTGGCGAATGCGCGAGTGGCCATCGCCTACCCGAACTTCGGGTTGTTCAACGAGGCGAACGGGCGCTGCATCGTGCTGCACCACGGCCACTACACGGACGCGATGTACCTGGCGATGTCGTCGCTCGATGCCGATGTGTCGGGCCGCGCGGCGCGGCCCAAGAGCGTGGCCGGGGTCGAGCGGCAGAACGGCGCGTGGGTCGACTTCCTCTGGTCCGATCTGGGCAGCGCGGGCAGGACCGGCCACGATGTGACGACGCTCTACCAGATCATGCGCGACGCCGGCGCGTCGCACCGGTTCTGCGAGCAGCTCAGCCGCCGGGCGCTGTCCATGCTCTCCAGCGGCCTGGGGGTTCCCGGCGGCACGCAGGTGACGAACGGCATCACGGTCGACAACCTCGTGCGCGGCCTGGTCGACGCATCGTTCGGACGCGGCGCCGAATCGGAGCGCAACAGCTACCTCAGCGTGATGTCGGACGGCGCGACGGCCGACCTGCGCTGGTACGTCGGCGGCCCGGTGTGCCGTCAGCTGCGCGACGAGGGCGTCTTCGATGCGGTCAGGGAGCTGTCGTTCGTCTTCGGCCACACCCACAAGCCCTTCCAGGACGAGCTGGTCGTCGCGCCCTGGTCCCTGCCGGTGAGCGTCTACAACACCGGCGGGTGGGTGATGGACCAGCCCACGATGGCACCGACGCAGGGCGCCTCGGCGATCTTCATCGATGCCGATCTCAACATCGCCGCGCAGAGGCTGTTCAACGATCCGGCCAACGGCGTGATGGCTCCGGTGCACGTGCGCGGCGCCGGTGGGTTTCGAGACCGCGACAACGTCTTGCTCGGGCGGGTGCAGGCCGCGCTGGACAGCTCGGCCGATCGGTGGGCGGCGTTCTCCGACTGCGCGCGGCGCGACGTTGCGCTGCGGGCCGAATGCCTGCTGGCCGAGTTCTTCGACCGCTCGAAGAACGGCTCCGCGCGCGCAGGAGACCATCGATGA
- a CDS encoding GMC oxidoreductase gives MSNSNRRLSRPLDEMKAHYTVVVVGSGYGAGVAASRLARAGQSVCVLERGREIRPGEYPADLSGAQAEMQVDTARGRLGNPVGLFNLHLNDDMLAMVGCGLGGTSLINANVALQIDKRMFRQQHWPAEFRNDPDLLDGFCEQAMRMLDARAYPADFPPLNKLEALQQSAVAMKQPFYRPPIAVNFEDQVNAFGVGQKKCTLCGDCTSGCNHAAKNTTLMNYLPDACNHGAEIYTRARVTHVERDDERWRVHIEHDGSDGSAAASVVGADIVVLGAGSLGSTEILLRSKARGLPLSDRLGQRFSGNGDVLAFSYDSCWRSDAGTWRNVNGVGVGTNDVPAADLPGPCITGVIDMRGAADVTQGLVIEEGVIPGALAAAMPPALFFANAQAGDFFSYGAAQAKSRLLDAQATGEALQNSPGSMAAMSYSGPVGRTQTYLVMSVDDAGGALELRDDRLRIVWPDAGASPVIARDNALLAKAAEAIQGQFIANPLWSEPLGRKLVTVHPVGGCGMGDSAEAGVVNHRCQVFASVQGREVHRGLYVCDGAVMPGPVGVNPLLTISAVAERACRLIADEHGWTIADAMAPAQPLPPGFAVAAAVPVADDEGLAGDLAGLGRSLLKHLEDGAIDIAKDILSAIIEKHPDALAPTFQFTEGMHGHVSLRAVEDTAPPGERISSPYELAAAWGRAEGTALRFDLTIATDDLDRLVSDPAHPAQITGTVTCAALSASPMKVAGGVFHLLPVDAQRVETWTMTYEMQLEREGAGPLHFSGFKVLHQQDGSHWWNDVTTLYVTLRDGDASGAPVARGILTLGLEDLLWQGASIRVGAGKGALAELLAHVPRAQQAVQEVYLAKFAGFFGMVLFRAYGGMLADLKDFPAQDDAARPRRALRAPAPEVVDVPLPDGFHIRLTRYRGGARGPVVLAPGFSIRASSYAIDTVDENLVEFLTAAEYDVWLLAYRASPDSGSPLAPYTIDDIARIDWPAAVHTVLQHTGAGSVQVIAHCISSMSLLMSLLDGLQGVRSVISSQLTLHPVTDWINDLKADMGLVALLDRMSPLKGVFPLVPGTSELDAEIDVATWKVPVPDGEQCKNPVCHRVFSIYGPSYAHARLNHWTHTAMREMFGPVSIKPFEQLALIMRKGHVVDSAGNDTYLQPDKARNLALPISFLAGSANQLFYPETAARTLAWLRARNDPGLYQLRLLPGYAHFDVFVGRDAARDVYPYLREQLDRFN, from the coding sequence ATGAGCAACTCGAACAGGCGCCTGTCTCGTCCGCTGGACGAGATGAAGGCGCACTACACGGTGGTCGTCGTCGGCTCGGGCTACGGCGCGGGCGTGGCCGCCTCGCGACTGGCCCGTGCCGGCCAGTCGGTCTGCGTGCTCGAGCGCGGCCGCGAGATCCGTCCGGGCGAGTACCCCGCGGACCTGTCGGGTGCACAGGCCGAGATGCAGGTCGACACCGCACGCGGGCGCCTGGGCAACCCGGTCGGCTTGTTCAACCTGCACCTGAACGACGACATGCTCGCCATGGTCGGCTGCGGCCTGGGCGGCACCTCGCTGATCAACGCGAACGTGGCGCTGCAGATCGACAAGCGCATGTTCCGCCAGCAGCACTGGCCGGCGGAGTTCCGCAACGATCCGGACCTGCTCGACGGGTTCTGCGAGCAGGCGATGCGCATGCTCGACGCGCGGGCCTATCCCGCCGACTTCCCGCCGCTGAACAAGCTGGAGGCGCTGCAGCAGTCGGCCGTCGCCATGAAGCAGCCGTTCTACCGGCCGCCCATTGCCGTCAACTTCGAGGACCAGGTCAATGCGTTCGGCGTCGGCCAGAAGAAATGCACGCTGTGCGGCGACTGCACCAGCGGCTGCAATCACGCCGCCAAGAACACGACGCTGATGAACTACCTGCCCGACGCGTGCAACCATGGCGCCGAGATCTACACGCGGGCGCGGGTCACTCACGTCGAGCGCGACGATGAACGCTGGCGTGTCCACATCGAGCATGACGGGAGCGACGGATCCGCCGCGGCCTCGGTCGTCGGCGCCGACATCGTCGTGCTCGGCGCGGGCAGCCTCGGCTCGACCGAGATCCTGTTGCGCTCGAAGGCGCGCGGACTGCCGCTTTCGGACCGGCTCGGCCAGCGCTTTTCCGGCAATGGCGACGTGCTCGCGTTCAGCTACGACAGCTGCTGGCGCAGCGATGCCGGCACCTGGCGCAACGTGAACGGGGTGGGCGTCGGCACCAACGACGTCCCCGCAGCCGATCTGCCCGGGCCCTGCATCACCGGCGTCATCGACATGCGCGGCGCGGCCGACGTCACGCAGGGTTTGGTGATCGAGGAGGGCGTGATTCCGGGCGCGCTGGCCGCCGCGATGCCGCCGGCGTTGTTCTTCGCGAACGCGCAGGCCGGCGACTTCTTCAGCTACGGCGCCGCGCAGGCCAAGTCGCGCCTGCTCGATGCGCAGGCCACGGGCGAGGCCCTGCAGAACAGCCCCGGCAGCATGGCCGCGATGAGCTACAGCGGGCCCGTCGGCCGCACGCAGACGTATCTGGTGATGAGCGTCGACGACGCCGGCGGCGCGCTCGAACTGCGCGATGACCGGCTGCGCATCGTGTGGCCGGATGCCGGCGCCAGTCCGGTGATCGCGCGCGACAACGCCCTTCTCGCCAAGGCCGCCGAGGCGATACAGGGGCAGTTCATCGCCAATCCGCTGTGGAGCGAGCCGCTGGGCCGCAAGCTGGTCACCGTGCACCCGGTGGGCGGCTGCGGCATGGGCGACAGCGCCGAGGCAGGCGTCGTGAACCACCGCTGCCAGGTGTTCGCGTCCGTGCAGGGGCGCGAGGTGCACCGGGGGCTCTACGTCTGCGACGGCGCGGTCATGCCCGGCCCGGTGGGTGTCAACCCGTTGCTGACCATTTCCGCGGTGGCCGAGCGTGCGTGCCGGCTCATCGCCGACGAGCACGGCTGGACCATCGCCGACGCGATGGCGCCGGCGCAGCCGCTGCCGCCCGGTTTCGCTGTCGCGGCCGCGGTGCCTGTTGCGGACGACGAGGGGCTCGCGGGCGACCTGGCGGGCCTGGGGCGTTCGCTGCTGAAGCACCTCGAGGACGGCGCCATCGACATCGCCAAGGACATCCTCTCGGCGATCATCGAGAAGCACCCCGACGCGCTCGCGCCGACCTTCCAGTTCACCGAGGGCATGCACGGCCATGTGAGCCTTCGGGCCGTGGAGGACACCGCGCCGCCGGGCGAGCGCATCTCCAGCCCGTACGAGCTCGCCGCCGCGTGGGGCCGCGCCGAAGGCACGGCACTGCGCTTCGACCTGACCATCGCCACCGACGATCTCGACCGGCTGGTGTCCGACCCCGCGCATCCGGCGCAGATCACCGGCACGGTCACCTGTGCGGCCCTTTCGGCGAGCCCGATGAAGGTGGCCGGCGGCGTCTTCCACCTGCTGCCGGTCGACGCGCAGCGTGTCGAGACCTGGACCATGACCTACGAGATGCAGCTCGAGCGCGAGGGCGCCGGTCCGCTGCACTTCAGCGGCTTCAAGGTGCTGCACCAGCAGGACGGCTCGCATTGGTGGAACGACGTGACGACGCTGTACGTCACCCTTCGCGACGGCGACGCGAGCGGCGCGCCGGTGGCGCGCGGCATCCTCACGCTCGGTCTCGAAGACCTGCTGTGGCAAGGCGCATCGATTCGCGTCGGCGCCGGCAAGGGCGCGCTTGCCGAGCTGCTGGCCCATGTGCCGCGGGCGCAGCAGGCCGTCCAGGAGGTGTACCTGGCGAAGTTCGCCGGCTTCTTCGGCATGGTGCTGTTCCGCGCCTACGGCGGCATGCTCGCGGACCTGAAGGACTTTCCCGCGCAGGACGACGCAGCGCGTCCGCGGCGCGCGCTGCGCGCTCCCGCGCCGGAGGTCGTCGACGTGCCGCTGCCCGATGGCTTTCACATCCGGCTCACCCGCTACCGCGGCGGCGCGCGAGGGCCGGTCGTGCTGGCGCCCGGCTTCTCGATCCGGGCGTCGTCTTATGCGATCGACACGGTGGACGAGAACCTCGTCGAGTTCCTCACGGCGGCGGAGTACGACGTGTGGCTGCTGGCGTACCGCGCCAGCCCGGACTCCGGAAGCCCGCTCGCGCCGTACACCATCGACGACATCGCCCGCATCGACTGGCCGGCCGCGGTGCACACGGTGCTGCAGCACACCGGTGCCGGCAGCGTGCAGGTCATCGCGCACTGCATCAGCTCGATGAGTCTGCTGATGTCGCTGCTCGACGGGCTGCAGGGCGTGCGGTCGGTGATCAGCTCGCAGCTCACCCTGCATCCTGTGACCGACTGGATCAACGATCTGAAGGCCGACATGGGCCTGGTGGCCCTGCTGGATCGCATGAGCCCGCTGAAGGGCGTGTTCCCGCTGGTGCCGGGAACGAGCGAGCTGGATGCCGAGATCGATGTCGCGACATGGAAGGTTCCGGTGCCCGACGGCGAGCAGTGCAAGAACCCGGTGTGCCATCGCGTCTTCTCGATCTACGGCCCGTCGTATGCGCACGCCCGGCTCAACCACTGGACCCACACGGCGATGCGCGAGATGTTCGGCCCCGTGTCGATCAAGCCCTTCGAGCAGCTCGCGCTGATCATGCGCAAGGGTCACGTCGTCGACAGCGCCGGCAACGACACCTACCTGCAGCCCGACAAGGCTCGCAACCTCGCATTGCCCATCAGCTTCCTGGCCGGCAGTGCCAACCAGCTCTTCTATCCGGAGACGGCCGCCCGCACGCTGGCCTGGCTGCGCGCCCGCAACGACCCCGGCCTGTACCAGCTGCGCCTGCTTCCCGGCTATGCGCACTTCGACGTCTTCGTCGGCCGCGATGCGGCCCGGGACGTCTATCCGTACCTGCGCGAGCAGCTCGACCGGTTCAACTGA
- a CDS encoding winged helix-turn-helix domain-containing protein encodes MARVMLARSSRARRSRAGFQDPLAVPATSPPTFAASHPLSGSLRFGRCELQPRERRLLVDGKPAPLGARAFDVLVALAERSDRLVSKHELLDLVWPGLVVEENNLATQVSSLRKVLGGDIIATIPGHGYRFTAAFEPDPAREASRPRAAQRPEAPSPADASSNLPAVLSALIGREADLAAVRQLVSEHRLVTLAGAGGIGKTRLAEAAAHSMRSAFADGVWMVELAAIADPALVPTAVAQTLRISLPGEASPLDELVARIRSEAMLLVLDNCEHLVGAVSALVDALLRQAPRLHILATSQQLLRVGGERVMRVGTLAVPEDAGLDRASQHGAVALFVERVAALQPGFALTDRNVAAVIDICRCLDGVALALELAAARVPLLGVQGVRDRLGERLRMLTGGSRVSMPRHQTLRAALDWGHALLSRDEQAVFRRLGVFAGGFGLELAQQVASDEAIDAWAVLDHLGTLVDKSMVVTEPGEVPRYRLLETARAYALERLAEAGEEAALRKRHAQCIQGEIHRHLRNRPRDEYTRLCLPELDNLRAAVEWASGAGGDTGLALALVNDAAVLMYQVGLYPECMRWMLALESRVDDATPALTAARFRFGLALVTLHGGVTAARREQLLESARAGFASAGKPHEQVLTLLLKVHADCIRGDFTAAQEAIDQAQGLCGDDGPVVLRAHIGYAQGFVHRNSDRRAEALQAFTQALPLARAAGDARNCFNVLNNLGAVQFEMGNVDEAVGHHRSLVEQGRRAHFDSEMMALSLGWLSCFLAAQGSLEEARQIAREAVPYMRRAIGVRHFCMCFAMLAARQGRDADAARLRGADEAARARRSAARTLVDLRTLEATLSQIEADHPQSQVAAWHAEGALLDDDAIVALALGAS; translated from the coding sequence ATGGCAAGGGTTATGCTGGCACGCAGCTCCCGGGCGCGCCGCTCGCGCGCCGGATTCCAGGATCCGCTCGCCGTGCCCGCCACCTCCCCGCCGACATTCGCCGCCTCGCACCCGCTGTCCGGATCGCTGCGCTTCGGGCGCTGCGAGCTGCAGCCGCGCGAGCGCCGGCTGCTGGTCGACGGCAAGCCCGCCCCCCTGGGCGCGCGGGCCTTCGACGTGCTGGTGGCGCTCGCGGAACGCTCGGACCGGCTCGTCAGCAAGCACGAATTGCTCGACCTGGTCTGGCCCGGCCTCGTCGTCGAGGAGAACAACCTGGCCACGCAGGTGAGCAGCCTGCGCAAGGTGCTGGGCGGGGACATCATCGCGACCATCCCCGGGCACGGCTACCGGTTCACGGCGGCATTCGAGCCCGACCCCGCGCGCGAAGCCTCACGGCCGCGCGCAGCCCAACGGCCGGAAGCGCCCTCGCCGGCAGACGCGTCGAGCAACCTGCCGGCGGTGCTTTCTGCACTGATCGGTCGCGAAGCCGACCTGGCCGCCGTGCGACAGCTGGTCAGCGAGCATCGCCTGGTCACGCTCGCCGGCGCCGGCGGAATCGGCAAGACGCGGCTGGCGGAAGCGGCGGCGCACTCGATGCGCAGCGCCTTCGCGGACGGCGTCTGGATGGTCGAGCTCGCGGCGATCGCCGATCCGGCCCTCGTGCCGACTGCCGTGGCGCAGACGCTGCGCATCAGCCTGCCGGGCGAGGCCTCGCCGCTCGATGAGCTGGTCGCCAGGATCCGGTCGGAAGCGATGCTGCTCGTGCTCGACAACTGCGAGCACCTCGTGGGTGCCGTCAGCGCGCTGGTCGATGCGCTGCTGCGCCAGGCGCCCCGCCTGCACATCCTCGCGACCAGCCAGCAGCTGCTGCGGGTCGGCGGCGAGCGGGTGATGCGCGTGGGCACGCTGGCGGTGCCCGAAGACGCCGGCCTCGACCGCGCCTCGCAGCACGGGGCGGTGGCGTTGTTCGTCGAACGGGTCGCGGCACTGCAGCCCGGCTTCGCGCTGACGGATCGGAACGTGGCGGCGGTGATCGACATCTGCCGCTGCCTCGACGGCGTCGCACTCGCGCTCGAACTGGCCGCCGCACGCGTGCCGCTGCTCGGCGTGCAAGGCGTGCGCGATCGGCTCGGCGAGCGCCTGCGCATGCTGACCGGCGGGTCGCGCGTCTCGATGCCACGCCACCAGACGCTGCGCGCAGCGCTCGACTGGGGGCATGCCTTGCTGAGCCGGGATGAGCAGGCCGTGTTTCGGCGCCTGGGCGTCTTCGCGGGCGGCTTCGGGCTGGAGCTCGCCCAGCAGGTCGCGAGCGACGAGGCGATCGACGCCTGGGCGGTGCTCGATCACCTCGGCACGCTGGTCGACAAGTCGATGGTCGTCACCGAGCCGGGCGAGGTGCCGCGCTACCGGCTGCTCGAGACCGCAAGGGCCTATGCACTCGAGCGCCTGGCGGAGGCCGGCGAGGAGGCCGCCCTGCGCAAGCGGCACGCGCAGTGCATCCAGGGCGAGATCCACCGGCACCTGCGAAACCGGCCGCGCGACGAGTACACGCGGCTGTGCCTGCCGGAGCTCGACAACCTGCGCGCCGCGGTCGAGTGGGCCAGCGGCGCCGGCGGCGACACCGGGCTGGCGCTCGCGCTGGTCAACGACGCCGCGGTGCTGATGTACCAGGTGGGCCTGTACCCCGAGTGCATGCGCTGGATGCTCGCCCTGGAGTCGCGGGTCGACGATGCCACCCCTGCGCTGACGGCCGCGCGATTCCGCTTCGGGCTGGCCCTCGTCACCTTGCACGGGGGCGTCACCGCGGCACGGCGCGAGCAGCTGCTCGAATCCGCGCGGGCCGGCTTCGCGAGCGCCGGCAAGCCGCACGAGCAGGTCCTGACGCTGCTGCTGAAGGTGCACGCCGATTGCATCCGCGGCGATTTCACGGCAGCGCAAGAGGCGATCGACCAGGCGCAAGGCCTGTGCGGCGACGACGGTCCGGTGGTGCTGCGCGCGCACATCGGCTACGCGCAAGGCTTCGTCCATCGCAACAGCGACCGGCGCGCCGAGGCGCTGCAGGCCTTCACCCAGGCGCTGCCGCTGGCCCGGGCCGCCGGCGACGCGCGCAACTGCTTCAACGTGCTCAACAACCTCGGCGCGGTGCAGTTCGAGATGGGGAACGTCGACGAAGCCGTCGGGCATCACCGCTCGCTGGTCGAGCAAGGCCGGCGCGCGCACTTCGACAGCGAGATGATGGCGCTCTCGCTGGGATGGCTGTCGTGCTTCCTCGCCGCGCAAGGCTCGCTGGAGGAGGCGCGGCAGATCGCGCGCGAGGCGGTGCCCTACATGCGGCGCGCCATCGGCGTGCGGCACTTCTGCATGTGCTTCGCGATGTTGGCGGCGCGCCAGGGACGCGACGCGGACGCGGCGCGCTTGCGCGGTGCCGACGAAGCGGCACGCGCGCGGCGCTCGGCAGCGCGCACCCTGGTCGACCTGCGCACGCTCGAGGCGACGCTGTCGCAAATCGAGGCCGATCATCCACAGTCGCAGGTCGCCGCCTGGCACGCCGAGGGCGCGCTGCTCGACGACGACGCCATCGTCGCCCTGGCGCTGGGGGCCTCGTGA
- a CDS encoding GNAT family N-acetyltransferase — MSLVPPFARTVTLRPVRSADAPSLQAYVESLSAASRRLRFHGAINACAPGLLRRLTEADGTRHVAFVALATAPADAAHIVGEARYVVADGGDRAEFAISVADSVRGHGVAEALMQQLFAAARDAGIACLYGDVLADNGRMAAFLRRLGFELAWQVDAGAGIERWERATDAGRGRARHGLGRWLRGWSLRTAMPPLPPGARGLG, encoded by the coding sequence ATGAGCCTGGTCCCGCCATTCGCCCGCACCGTCACCCTGCGCCCGGTCCGCAGCGCCGATGCGCCGTCGCTGCAGGCCTACGTCGAGTCGCTGAGCGCTGCGTCGCGGCGCCTGCGCTTTCATGGAGCGATCAACGCCTGTGCGCCCGGCCTGCTGCGCCGGCTGACCGAAGCCGACGGGACGCGGCACGTCGCCTTCGTCGCGCTCGCCACGGCGCCCGCCGACGCCGCGCACATCGTCGGCGAGGCGCGCTATGTCGTGGCCGACGGCGGGGACCGGGCCGAGTTCGCGATCTCGGTGGCCGACTCGGTTCGCGGACACGGTGTCGCCGAGGCGCTGATGCAGCAGCTGTTCGCCGCGGCGCGTGACGCCGGCATTGCATGCCTGTACGGCGACGTGCTCGCCGACAACGGCCGCATGGCCGCCTTCCTGCGGCGGCTCGGATTCGAGCTGGCGTGGCAAGTGGACGCCGGCGCCGGCATCGAGCGCTGGGAGCGCGCCACCGATGCCGGGCGCGGCCGCGCGCGTCACGGCCTGGGTCGGTGGCTGCGCGGCTGGTCGCTGCGCACGGCGATGCCCCCTCTCCCGCCCGGCGCCAGAGGGCTGGGGTGA
- a CDS encoding alpha/beta fold hydrolase, protein MIAISLALAAAFAATAYLGICGLVAHRFTRTRRQHPQLSLREAPAVQAVSFPARDGRARIDAWYFESEPHAGAVIFVHGKDTCRGDELKSPTTALARQLVAAGLSVLMIDLRGHGTSSGARLTYGARERHDVLGAVDWLRANGHGRIGVLGASMGAATSLLAAADEPDIMALVADSAFTDFGLMIERQYRKLSRLPRCFLPGALAVGRLVTGVRLEEVCPLEAARSLRGRPMLVIHSGGDRFIPAEDASALAGAAGADLWITAGTRHLGSYASDPAAYAARVTGFFGRHLQEVAP, encoded by the coding sequence ATGATCGCCATCTCGCTTGCGCTGGCCGCCGCGTTCGCGGCGACCGCCTATCTCGGCATCTGCGGACTGGTCGCGCATCGGTTCACGCGCACGCGGCGCCAGCATCCTCAGCTCTCCTTGCGAGAGGCACCCGCCGTGCAGGCCGTCAGCTTCCCGGCGCGTGACGGCCGGGCCCGCATCGACGCGTGGTATTTCGAGTCCGAGCCGCACGCGGGCGCCGTCATCTTCGTGCACGGCAAGGACACCTGCCGCGGCGACGAGCTGAAGTCGCCGACGACGGCCCTGGCCCGCCAGCTGGTCGCAGCGGGCCTGTCGGTGCTGATGATCGACCTGCGCGGTCACGGCACCAGCAGCGGCGCGCGCCTCACGTACGGCGCCCGCGAGCGTCACGACGTGCTGGGCGCGGTGGACTGGCTGCGCGCGAACGGGCATGGCCGCATCGGCGTGCTCGGCGCATCGATGGGCGCGGCGACGTCGCTGCTCGCGGCAGCCGACGAGCCGGACATCATGGCGCTGGTGGCCGACAGCGCCTTCACCGATTTCGGACTGATGATCGAGCGCCAGTACCGCAAGCTCAGCCGCCTGCCGCGCTGCTTCCTGCCCGGGGCGCTCGCCGTGGGACGGCTCGTCACGGGAGTGCGCCTCGAGGAGGTCTGCCCGCTCGAGGCGGCGCGCTCACTGCGCGGTCGGCCGATGCTGGTGATCCACAGCGGAGGCGACCGCTTCATCCCGGCCGAGGACGCCAGCGCCCTGGCCGGCGCCGCGGGCGCGGACCTGTGGATCACCGCCGGCACACGCCACCTCGGCTCGTACGCAAGCGATCCGGCGGCCTACGCGGCACGCGTGACCGGGTTCTTCGGACGCCATCTGCAGGAGGTCGCGCCCTAG
- a CDS encoding SgcJ/EcaC family oxidoreductase, protein MTPDEHAIRDLVARWHSATAAGDVETVLGLMSDDVVFLGTGRPPMRGRGAFESGLRKLLATHRIESTGEVQEVEVSEDLAYCWTDLTVRIVPQAGGSAATRTGSALSILRKQPGGAWVVVRDANMLPPPG, encoded by the coding sequence ATGACTCCCGATGAACATGCGATTCGTGATCTGGTGGCGCGCTGGCACAGTGCGACGGCTGCCGGCGACGTCGAGACGGTGCTGGGGCTGATGTCCGACGACGTCGTCTTTCTCGGGACGGGCCGGCCGCCGATGCGGGGCCGCGGTGCGTTCGAAAGCGGGCTGCGCAAGCTCCTCGCCACGCATCGCATCGAATCGACAGGCGAGGTGCAGGAGGTCGAGGTGTCGGAAGACCTGGCGTACTGCTGGACCGACCTCACGGTGCGCATCGTGCCGCAGGCAGGAGGGAGCGCCGCCACCCGCACCGGCAGCGCCCTGTCCATCCTGCGCAAGCAGCCCGGCGGCGCATGGGTCGTGGTGCGCGACGCCAACATGCTGCCGCCGCCAGGGTGA